From Campylobacteraceae bacterium, one genomic window encodes:
- a CDS encoding TRAP transporter small permease yields the protein MEKICEFILNSISGLGLIILTIITCIDVTGRYLFNSPLPGSTELTEVILGIVVFASLPILCWKNENIVVDVLDRVFSTLIRNILIVVLNLIISISLYHLGNKLLILASRAAKYGQSTEHLELKTSYFLTFMASMCYFTIFCILSFGLLHIYTSYKKEINEC from the coding sequence ATGGAAAAGATATGTGAGTTTATTTTAAACTCCATATCTGGGCTTGGGTTAATAATTTTAACCATAATAACATGTATTGATGTTACAGGCAGATATCTTTTTAACAGTCCACTACCAGGTTCTACTGAATTAACAGAAGTTATATTAGGAATTGTAGTATTTGCAAGTCTTCCCATTCTTTGTTGGAAAAATGAAAACATCGTAGTAGATGTTTTAGACAGAGTCTTTAGTACTTTAATCCGTAATATACTCATAGTTGTTCTTAATCTAATCATTTCAATATCTTTATATCATCTTGGGAACAAACTATTAATTCTTGCATCAAGAGCAGCTAAATATGGCCAAAGCACAGAGCACTTAGAACTTAAAACATCTTATTTTTTAACGTTTATGGCAAGTATGTGTTATTTCACTATTTTTTGTATATTAAGTTTTGGTTTGCTTCATATTTACACTAGCTATAAAAAGGAGATAAACGAATGTTAA